One Aegilops tauschii subsp. strangulata cultivar AL8/78 chromosome 7, Aet v6.0, whole genome shotgun sequence genomic window carries:
- the LOC109765553 gene encoding nucleotide pyrophosphatase/phosphodiesterase, whose protein sequence is MMGMAHVVVLAAVLAMAATASSSPEVGVQPLSKIAIHKATVELHGSAYVRASALLLGDGDQQEGDTATVTVEYGWQNPATDDWIAVFSPSDFISGSCPNPRRYPTEPLLCTAPIKYQYANFSANYLYWGKGTIQFQLINQRSDFSFALFTGGLENPKLVGLTKLSPFKNPKAPVFPRLAQGKTHDEMAVTWTSGYDVGEAYPFVEWGMVTSGSGGGNPARTPAGTLTFNRGSMCGAPARTIGWRDPGFIHTAFMRGLWPNKEYFYKVGHELPDGTVVWGKPYTFRAPPTPGQSSLQRVIVFGDMGKAERDGSNEYANYQPGSLNTTDALVKDLDNFDMVFHIGDLPYANGYISQWDQFTAQVAPISARKPYMIASGNHERDWPNTGGFFDVEDSGGECGVLAETMYYYPAENRANFWYKVDYGMFRFCVADSEHDWREGTPQYKFIEECLSTVDRKHQPWLVFAAHRVLGYSSNKWYAEQGSFEEPKGRESLQKLWQRHRVDLAIFGHVHNYERTCPLYQNQCVSNERSRYSGTMNGTIFVVAGGGGSHLNGYTSAVPKWSVFRDRDYGFTKLTAFNHSSLLFEYKRSSDGEVYDNFTIHRDYRDVLGCVHDSCFPTTLAT, encoded by the exons atgaTGGGGATGGCGCACGTCGTCGTCCTGGCGGCGGTGCTGGCcatggcggcgacggcgagctccTCGCCGGAGGTGGGGGTCCAGCCGCTGTCCAAGATCGCCATCCACAAGGCCACCGTCGAGCTGCACGGCTCCGCGTACGTGCGCGCGAGTGCGCTGCTGCTCGGCGACGGCGACCAGCAG GAAGGAGACACTGCAACGGTAACTGTGGAATACGGCTGGCAAAACCCCGCCACCGACGACTGGATCGCCGTCTTCTCCCCCTCCGATTTCAT CTCGGGCTCGTGCCCTAACCCACGGAGGTACCCCACCGAGCCGCTGCTCTGCACGGCGCCTATCAAG TATCAGTACGCCAACTTCTCGGCGAACTACCTCTACTGGGGCAAGGGCACCATCCAGTTCCAGCTCATCAACCAGCGCTCCGACTTCTCCTTCGCCCTCTTCACCGGCGGCCTCGAAAAC CCGAAGCTGGTGGGGTTGACGAAGCTGTCGCCGTTCAAGAACCCCAAGGCGCCGGTGTTCCCGCGGCTGGCGCAGGGCAAGACCCACGACGAGATGGCCGTGACCTGGACCAGCGGCTACGACGTCGGCGAGGCCTACCCCTTCGTGGAGTGGGGCATGGTcacctccggctccggcggcgggaaccccgcccgcacccccgccggcacgctaACCTTCAACCGCGGCAGCATGTGCGGCGCGCCGGCGCGGACGATCGGGTGGAGGGACCCCGGGTTCATCCACACGGCGTTCATGAGGGGCCTGTGGCCCAACAAGGAGTACTTCTACAAGGTCGGGCACGAGCTCCCCGACGGGACGGTGGTGTGGGGCAAGCCCTACACCTTCCGGGCGCCGCCGACGCCCGGGCAGAGCTCGCTGCAGCGCGTCATCGTCTTCGGCGACATGGGGAAGGCGGAGAGGGACGGGTCGAACGAGTACGCCAACTACCAACCGGGGTCGCTCAACACGACGGACGCGCTGGTTAAGGACCTGGACAACTTCGACATGGTCTTCCACATCGGCGACCTGCCCTACGCCAACGGCTACATCTCGCAGTGGGACCAGTTCACCGCGCAGGTCGCCCCCATCAGCGCCAGGAAGCCCTACATGATCGCCAGCGGCAACCACGAGCGGGACTGGCCCAACACCGGCGGGTTCTTCGACGTCGAGGACTCCGGCGGCGAGTGCGGCGTGCTCGCCGAGACCATGTACTACTACCCGGCCGAAAACAGAGCGAACTTCTG GTACAAGGTGGACTACGGGATGTTCCGGTTCTGCGTGGCGGACTCGGAGCACGACTGGCGGGAAGGGACACCACAGTACAAGTTCATCGAGGAGTGCCTCTCCACGGTGGACCGGAAGCACCAGCCGTGGCTCGTCTTCGCGGCGCACCGGGTGCTGGGATACTCCTCCAACAAGTGGTACGCCGAGCAGGGCTCCTTCGAGGAGCCCAAGGGGCGGGAGAGCCTGCAGAAGCTGTGGCAGCGGCACCGCGTCGACCTGGCCATCTTCGGCCACGTGCACAACTACGAGCGCACCTGCCCGCTCTACCAGAACCAGTGCGTGAGCAACGAGCGGAGCCGCTACTCGGGCACCATGAACGGGACCATCTTCGtggtggcgggcggcggcggcagccacCTCAACGGCTACACCAGCGCCGTCCCCAAGTGGAGCGTGTTCAGGGACCGGGACTACGGCTTCACCAAGCTCACGGCCTTCAACCACTCCTCGCTTCTCTTCGAGTACAAGAGGAGCAGTGATGGCGAGGTGTATGACAACTTCACCATCCACAGGGACTACCGCGACGTGCTCGGCTGCGTGCACGACAGTTGCTTCCCCACCACCCTCGCTACCTGA